TCCGATCCTGAGAAGCAGAAACAGGCCAGTCAGATGCAGGAGCTTATAGCAAAGGAGATGGCCCTTCTCGAAAACAGTGATGAAGACAGGTAGAAAGCCTTTTCATATCGAGGAATTCCGATTCAGGAATGATTCTCTTGAAGAATACGGGTTTAGCTCTGTGGATGAAGGGCTTCAGGAAAAGCAAATAGCAGTTAGGAGCCGGAATCTTTCCCGGTCAGTTCTCATTGCACCGGAACTCTTCCCTGATATTGCTGAAATAATCGATGAAGTCAGGTTAACATTGATTCCGGACAGAACCGTCGAAGCTTATGTATTCAACTCATGCGACGGTCAGGCTTACAGCTTCGGAGAAGGTCCGGGTGGAACTGTGACACTCGCTCTGAGTTCCGGATTGATAGAGAGGTTCAGCAATCTTGAGATAAGGTTTATTGTAGGTCACGAAATATCCCACACTCTATTCGGGCATATTCGATATCCTTCACCTGATCCTGATTCTTCCCACCTTGAGAATTTCAATCTTCTTGCCCTTGCAAGGGCAAGGGAAATAAGCGCAGACAGGATCGGGCTTTTATCCTGTGGATCAACGGAGTCTTCTTTCCGGGCAATGCTGAAACTGGCATCGGGATTGAATGACAGGCATATAAGATTTGATGTGGCCACATACCTTGACCAGGCAAGGGCACTGCTTGAAATGGGAGGGTCAAGATTTCAACTCCTTTCAACTCACCCGGTGATTACCTCCAGAGTTAAGGCCATTCTATGGTTTGAGATGAGCGACAGGTACTACCTGTTTACAGGAAGAAAGGGCCACGCCCCCCTGGAATGGGATAAGCTTGAAGACAAGATCCAGCGGGAACTTGCTGCTGCCAGTGGTTTTCATCTTGCCAGGATAAACGAGGCTGCGGCTTACAACGCTGTTCTATGGGGAACACTGGCTGTCTTCCTGGCAGATGAAAAACTCAATCAGCAGGAACAGGTGCTTCTCAGAAAAACCTTCGGAGATCAGGTGGCTGAAGAGGCTGTTGACTTTGCCAGGAATGCCAATTCCGACCATCTGGATGACAGATTGCGAAAGACCATTTACAGCGCCGCATGTCTGCCACTGGAAATAAGGCGCAGCATTCTTTCAGACATTAAGAGGCTTTCAACCAGCGCCGGCGGTGGAGAAAAAGAAAACCAGTTACTTCTCGGATTCTCAAGGGAATTAGGACTTCCAGCGGAGCAGCACTGAGCTTAATTCCGTATCAGGGTTCAACCGGTATTTGCGGGTTAAGGCAGATTCACCCGATTATCCGCAGTGCTGCG
The Candidatus Aegiribacteria sp. genome window above contains:
- a CDS encoding M48 family metallopeptidase; translation: MKTGRKPFHIEEFRFRNDSLEEYGFSSVDEGLQEKQIAVRSRNLSRSVLIAPELFPDIAEIIDEVRLTLIPDRTVEAYVFNSCDGQAYSFGEGPGGTVTLALSSGLIERFSNLEIRFIVGHEISHTLFGHIRYPSPDPDSSHLENFNLLALARAREISADRIGLLSCGSTESSFRAMLKLASGLNDRHIRFDVATYLDQARALLEMGGSRFQLLSTHPVITSRVKAILWFEMSDRYYLFTGRKGHAPLEWDKLEDKIQRELAAASGFHLARINEAAAYNAVLWGTLAVFLADEKLNQQEQVLLRKTFGDQVAEEAVDFARNANSDHLDDRLRKTIYSAACLPLEIRRSILSDIKRLSTSAGGGEKENQLLLGFSRELGLPAEQH